The Austwickia sp. genome includes a region encoding these proteins:
- a CDS encoding Gfo/Idh/MocA family oxidoreductase, with the protein MRVALAGYAYARSIHAPFLRAAGAQVVLAATGDPARMAQAEADWPGVRVVPDLLAMLATAPALGVDLVVLATPTGLHAEHVRAVLDAGLPCVVDKPLACEAASAAALVATARTARVPLTVYQNRRYDEGPRALGALLAGGELGTVRRLEMRYERWRPEPRHRWREDSPWQAGGGVLLDLGSHVVDLAVQVLGPVTSVTAQVASVTTTADDDAVLFCRHAGGGVGGGAGGGVGDRGGDEVGGDADGSAGGATSVLWVSSVQPAPGPRLRAVGTRAAYVWDDFEDEGAYPDLRDAPGSSGWVVAGATRRPAPLPDRAADGAADFYRGVAAALKACPAGPEGYAARQAAMPVDPEEAVHTLAVIDAARISSVERREVAVAAG; encoded by the coding sequence ATGCGCGTCGCACTCGCCGGGTACGCCTACGCCCGCAGCATCCACGCCCCGTTCCTCCGGGCCGCCGGCGCCCAGGTCGTGCTCGCCGCCACCGGCGACCCCGCGCGGATGGCGCAGGCCGAGGCGGATTGGCCCGGCGTGCGGGTGGTGCCCGACCTGCTCGCAATGCTGGCGACGGCGCCCGCTCTGGGGGTTGACCTGGTGGTTTTGGCCACCCCGACGGGCCTGCACGCGGAGCACGTCAGGGCGGTGCTCGACGCGGGGTTGCCTTGCGTCGTCGACAAGCCGCTGGCGTGCGAGGCGGCTTCCGCGGCGGCGCTGGTGGCGACGGCGCGGACGGCGCGGGTGCCGCTGACGGTGTACCAGAACCGGCGGTACGACGAGGGCCCGCGCGCGCTCGGGGCGCTGCTGGCCGGCGGGGAATTGGGGACGGTGCGGCGGTTGGAAATGCGGTACGAGCGGTGGCGGCCGGAGCCGCGGCACCGGTGGCGCGAGGACTCGCCGTGGCAGGCCGGCGGCGGCGTGCTGCTGGACCTGGGCAGCCACGTGGTGGACCTGGCGGTGCAGGTGCTCGGCCCCGTCACGAGCGTGACGGCGCAGGTGGCGTCGGTGACGACCACCGCCGACGACGACGCCGTGCTGTTCTGTCGCCACGCGGGCGGCGGGGTTGGCGGCGGCGCGGGCGGCGGGGTTGGCGACCGTGGCGGCGACGAGGTTGGTGGCGACGCGGACGGTAGCGCTGGCGGGGCGACGTCGGTGCTGTGGGTCTCGTCGGTGCAGCCTGCCCCGGGGCCGCGGTTGCGGGCCGTGGGCACCCGTGCGGCGTACGTCTGGGACGACTTCGAGGACGAGGGGGCCTATCCGGACCTGCGCGACGCACCGGGATCCTCGGGCTGGGTGGTGGCGGGGGCGACGCGCCGCCCCGCGCCACTCCCCGACCGTGCCGCCGACGGGGCGGCGGATTTCTACCGGGGGGTGGCGGCGGCTCTGAAGGCCTGTCCGGCGGGCCCGGAGGGGTACGCCGCGCGGCAGGCGGCCATGCCCGTCGACCCCGAGGAGGCGGTTCACACGCTGGCCGTGATCGACGCCGCCCGGATCAGCTCGGTCGAGCGCCGCGAGGTGGCGGTAGCCGCGGGCTGA